The following DNA comes from cyanobiont of Ornithocercus magnificus.
CAGCACTCGCAGGCTTGATCGAGCGTGAGTTCAGCACAGAAGGTGATCTTGAACAGGCACTCAGATTAGTGCGTGAATCAGATGCGATCCTGCGCTCTCGCCGATTGGCTGAAACCTTTGCACGAGAATCCCGTGAGGTGCTTGCTTGGCTCCCAGATTCTCCCTGTCGTGAAGCCCTGCTAGGTTTCCCAGACTTTGTACTCAGCCGGCTGTACTAGACTAGACAAAAGTTAAACTGAGCTTTAAATGGCTCTACTGGAGAGCTTTTATAATTCTCTACACGTATTGCTCTAGCACTATTCAGGATCATCTAGGTACTAAGGAGTAACTCAGGTCGAATCCCTGTGTTCTGTAAGATTTCAAAGAGGGAGGGGAGGAGACAAGAATGGTGCAACTGAGTGTATCTGTCAAGTCCAGGACGGTTAATCTATTGTGCCTGTGTCTATAGCAGGGTGCTTGAGAAATGAGCGAGAGCCACACGATTGAAAGTGCGCTCCGCGAGCAGCGGACATTTAGGCCACCGGCTGATTTTGCCACTGTTGCCAGGATAAAAAGTCTCAATAGCTATAGAGATATGAGAGAAGCAGCTCGACGTGACCCAGAAGCTTTCTGGGGCAAAGCTGCTATCAACGAGCTAAGCTGGTTTAAACCCTTCCATACGGTTCTTGATTGGTCTAATCCCCCTTTCGCACGCTGGTTCGACGGGGGTTTCACCAATGTTAGTTACAATTGCCTTGACCGTCACCTGGAAGGAGAATCAGCAGAGCGAACAGCTTTAATCTGGGAAGGTGAACCTGGTGACGAGCGCCGGTTTACCTATCGGGAGCTACACATTGAAGTCTGTCGTACTGCCAATGCTTTAAAGGCAATTGGAATTACCAAGGGCGATCTTGTTGCTATCTATATGCCGATGGTCCCAGAGGCTGCCATCGCTATGCTGGCTTGTGCCAGAATCGGAGCTCCTCACTCAGTAGTGTTTGGCGGTTTCTCTGCAGAGGCTTTGCGTAGCCGCCTGATCGATGGTGATGCGAGAGCCGTAATCACTGCAGATGGCGGCTTCCGTAAGGGCAAGACAACATACCTTAAGCCAGCGGTAGATGTAGCCTTGGCAAATGGAACTTGTCCTAGCGTACATTCAGTACTAGTGCTACAGCGCATCAATAGACCTATTGGAATGACGGAGGGGCGAGATATCTGGTGGCATAGTTTGGTGCCGTTTCAGTCTTCTGACTGTCCTGCAGAACCTATGGCCAGCGAAGACTGCTTATTTATACTTTATACTTCTGGGTCTACTGGTAAACCGAAAGGAGTAGTGCATACTACCGCTGGCTATAACCTCTGGGTTCACCTAACATTCCAGTGGATTTTTGATATTCGTTCTGATGACATTTACTGGTGTACTGCAGATGTCGGCTGGATCACTGGTCACAGCTACATCATTTATGGACCACTATCCAACGGAGCAACAACGGTGATGTATGAAGGGGCTCCACGCCCCTCAAAGCCTGGTGCTTTCTGGGAGCTGATCCAGAAGCACAAAGTTACAATCTTCTATACCGCCCCTACTGCAATACGTGCTTTTATGAAAAGTGGCCGTGAGATTCCGGATCAGTACAACATATCTAGCTTGCGCTTGCTCGGCACTGTTGGCGAGCCAATTAATCCCGAAGCTTGGATCTGGTACCATAATATAATAGGAATGGGTCGATGTCCTATTGTGGATACCTGGTGGCAGACAGAGACTGGTGGTGTAATGATTAGTCCACTCCCTGGTGCAACTCCTACTAAACCTGGTTCTGCTGCTTTACCACTACCTGGCATCGAAGCTGATGTAGTCGACACTAATGGCATCAGTGTTGCTCCTAATGAGGGTGGCTATCTCGTAGTGCGTCAACCCTGGCCCGGAATGATGCGAACAGTACACGGTAATTCCCAGAGGTTTCTTGAAAGCTACTGGGAGCATATTTGCCCAAGCGACGGTAGTCACGTCTACTTTGCAGGAGACGGGGCCCGCCAGGACAGTGATGGCTACTTTTGGATTATGGGGCGTGTTGACGATGTAATCAATGTGTCCGGTCATCGCCTAGGGACTATGGAAATCGAGTCAGCTCTAGTAAGTCATCCTGCAGTTGCCGAGGCAGCAGTTGTGGGACGCCCTGACACTCTCAAAGGTGAGGGGATTGTTGCCTTTATTACACTAACCAAGCATAATAGTTGCGATAATATATTAATTGAGGAACTGCGCGCTCATGTTGCTCAAGAAATAGGAGTGATAGCGCGGCCAGATGAGATTCGCTGCAGTGACGCTCTACCGAAAACACGCAGTGGCAAAATCATGCGCCGTATTTTGCGGGCTCTTGCAGCTGGTAAGGAAATCAGTGGCGATACGACCACTCTTGAAGACCGTTCTGTGCTTGATCGCCTACGGGGCTGAATCAGTTCGTTGCCCAGTTAGAGATTGCCTCTTGCAAAAGCTCAATTGTCCGCCTACGTCTGGTATCTTCTGCCCAGTCACCTAAAAGTTGGCGCCGCAGCCCAGCACTAGCCGGTGTTAGATGATTCCCTGGCAGATGCCAACTATAGGAACAATCTCTATGGCGGGAACGAAGACTACTGAGCAATTCATTGCTTTGATCCAAGGCATCACTGCCAAATTTGACTACCAGATTTCGCTCCTGTGTGTAACTTTCCCGGACTAAGCGTAGCGTCTCTCGAGGTGAAGGACTAAACCCAGTTTTAATCCCTAGCTGCGTCAGGTCCTTAAGCAAAGGAATTGAGCGATCAGCAGCAAAGTTGTTAAAACTGAGTGCAACCATCGCTCGGCAACTTCGCCCACCATCTGGAGCTAGCAAGTGCAGCTTGCAACCAAGGCTATGACCTAGGCGCAATGTTGCTAGGCGCCGAATTCCTAAATATTGGAGTAGTGATTCTCTTGCTTGCCGGAATGCCTGCCAGGCTTCACGTGCTTGAAACTGGTGATCCAAAGTTGGTACATATGTCCAGGCATGAACAGCGATGCCCTGTCTGACTATCCCTTCTAGAAGTCGCCCGTAGGTTATCTGGGGTCCAACTGCAAGATAAGTACCACCTATCATTTCTATAATAGCACTTGGCTGTGTTGGCCAGAGCGCCCAGATGTTGCCGAGTTTGTGCCAATGTGTCATGTTCCTTGCTGTAGTTTCTCAACAATTCGTCGGGCTTCTAGGACATGTGCAGGACCATCGAGCAAGTTGTTGAAAATGTGTCTGATAATTCCCTTAGCGTCAATCACATAGGTTACTCGCCCAGGGAATAGTCCCAGTGCACGCGGTACACCAAAGGCCCGGCGCAAGTTACTGCCGCGGTCGCTTAGGAGCGGAAAGGGCAACTGGTGGCGTCTGGCAAAGCGTTGATGACTTGCGTTAGTATCACTGCTTACACCCCAAACCTCGGCCCCAAAACCCAAAAGCGCAGCATGACTATCGCGGAAGCTACAGACTTCTGCTGTGCAGCCAGGGGTATCATCCTTAGGGTAAAAGAACAGAACTAGGGTCTTACCTCTTACATCTGTACTAGCCCGAATAACACCATCTTGGTCCTTGAGCATAATCTCTGGAATATGGTCCCCAATAGACAGGCTCATCACAGATCCGGGCAAAGTCTCGGCAACCCTAATAACCCCTTGTCTAACGTGGAAGATTTATGGATATAGGTGTACACGGGATACCTATGGTAGCAGGGAGCGAGAGATCTGCTCTTAGTTTCTCTGAATCAGCCCAGTTAGGTCTTTTGACAGATACTGCAGATATCTGTCGCACCACACCTGTATCAGTCCGATCACTACTGATATTAGATACT
Coding sequences within:
- a CDS encoding peroxiredoxin, which codes for MSLSIGDHIPEIMLKDQDGVIRASTDVRGKTLVLFFYPKDDTPGCTAEVCSFRDSHAALLGFGAEVWGVSSDTNASHQRFARRHQLPFPLLSDRGSNLRRAFGVPRALGLFPGRVTYVIDAKGIIRHIFNNLLDGPAHVLEARRIVEKLQQGT
- a CDS encoding acetate--CoA ligase: MSESHTIESALREQRTFRPPADFATVARIKSLNSYRDMREAARRDPEAFWGKAAINELSWFKPFHTVLDWSNPPFARWFDGGFTNVSYNCLDRHLEGESAERTALIWEGEPGDERRFTYRELHIEVCRTANALKAIGITKGDLVAIYMPMVPEAAIAMLACARIGAPHSVVFGGFSAEALRSRLIDGDARAVITADGGFRKGKTTYLKPAVDVALANGTCPSVHSVLVLQRINRPIGMTEGRDIWWHSLVPFQSSDCPAEPMASEDCLFILYTSGSTGKPKGVVHTTAGYNLWVHLTFQWIFDIRSDDIYWCTADVGWITGHSYIIYGPLSNGATTVMYEGAPRPSKPGAFWELIQKHKVTIFYTAPTAIRAFMKSGREIPDQYNISSLRLLGTVGEPINPEAWIWYHNIIGMGRCPIVDTWWQTETGGVMISPLPGATPTKPGSAALPLPGIEADVVDTNGISVAPNEGGYLVVRQPWPGMMRTVHGNSQRFLESYWEHICPSDGSHVYFAGDGARQDSDGYFWIMGRVDDVINVSGHRLGTMEIESALVSHPAVAEAAVVGRPDTLKGEGIVAFITLTKHNSCDNILIEELRAHVAQEIGVIARPDEIRCSDALPKTRSGKIMRRILRALAAGKEISGDTTTLEDRSVLDRLRG